From Cellulomonas dongxiuzhuiae, the proteins below share one genomic window:
- a CDS encoding TIGR03085 family metal-binding protein — MTWHETERDWLAEALRAADPHDPTLCEGWQARHLAAHLVIRERPGQAAAAVRGGLAAATERLAATASDAAGYAALVDRFAVQPRRWSPLAWAGDAVNATEYFVHTEDVRRGAGDRAPRELPEGLVEVLWSQLVRMAPLRLRGLGPGVVLVRDDDVRSAVHAPRSGRGTVVLRGAVGELVLAVSGRLQAADVRLDGADEDVAVVRDLLTGP; from the coding sequence ATGACCTGGCACGAGACCGAGCGCGACTGGCTCGCCGAGGCGCTGCGCGCCGCGGACCCGCACGACCCCACCCTGTGCGAGGGCTGGCAGGCCCGGCACCTGGCGGCCCACCTGGTGATCCGGGAGCGCCCCGGGCAGGCCGCCGCGGCGGTGCGCGGCGGTCTCGCCGCCGCCACGGAGCGCCTCGCGGCGACCGCGTCCGACGCCGCCGGCTACGCCGCGCTCGTCGACCGGTTCGCGGTGCAGCCCCGACGGTGGAGCCCGCTCGCGTGGGCGGGGGACGCGGTCAACGCCACGGAGTACTTCGTGCACACCGAGGACGTGCGCCGGGGCGCCGGGGATCGCGCGCCGCGCGAGCTGCCCGAGGGCCTCGTGGAGGTCCTGTGGTCGCAGCTGGTGCGCATGGCACCGCTGCGCCTGCGCGGGCTCGGCCCGGGCGTCGTGCTCGTGCGGGACGACGACGTCCGCTCGGCGGTGCACGCGCCGCGCTCCGGCCGCGGGACGGTCGTGCTGCGCGGTGCGGTGGGCGAGCTCGTGCTCGCGGTGTCGGGCCGGCTGCAGGCGGCGGACGTGCGGCTCGACGGTGCCGACGAGGACGTGGCCGTGGTGCGGGACCTGCTCACCGGCCCCTGA
- the hisF gene encoding imidazole glycerol phosphate synthase subunit HisF: MSLALRVIPCLDVDAGRVVKGVNFENLRDAGDPVELARRYDAEGADELTFLDVSASSSDRETTYDVVRRTAGEVFVPLTVGGGVRSPHDVDRLLRAGADKVGVNTAAIARPELITEIADRFGSQVLVLSVDARRTRGETRTPSGYEVTTHGGRRGTGVDAVEWAHRAVELGVGEVLLNSMDADGTTAGFDLRMITDVRARVSVPLIASGGAGTVEHFVEAARAGADAVLAASVFHFGTLTIGQVKDALRAAGVVVR, encoded by the coding sequence GTGAGCCTCGCCCTGCGTGTCATCCCCTGCCTGGACGTCGACGCCGGACGCGTCGTCAAGGGCGTGAACTTCGAGAACCTGCGTGACGCCGGCGACCCCGTCGAGCTCGCGCGCCGGTACGACGCGGAGGGTGCGGACGAGCTGACGTTCCTCGACGTCTCGGCGTCGTCGTCCGACCGCGAGACCACGTACGACGTCGTGCGCCGCACCGCCGGCGAGGTGTTCGTCCCTCTGACCGTGGGCGGGGGTGTCCGGTCGCCGCACGACGTGGACCGGCTGCTGCGCGCCGGCGCCGACAAGGTCGGCGTCAACACCGCGGCCATCGCGCGACCCGAGCTCATCACCGAGATCGCCGACCGGTTCGGCTCGCAGGTGCTCGTGCTGTCGGTGGACGCCCGCCGGACCAGGGGCGAGACGCGCACGCCGTCGGGGTACGAGGTGACCACCCACGGCGGTCGCCGGGGCACGGGCGTGGACGCCGTCGAGTGGGCGCACCGCGCGGTCGAGCTGGGCGTCGGCGAGGTGCTGCTCAACTCGATGGACGCCGACGGCACCACCGCGGGCTTCGACCTGCGGATGATCACCGACGTGCGGGCGCGCGTGAGCGTCCCCCTCATCGCCTCGGGCGGCGCGGGCACCGTCGAGCACTTCGTGGAGGCCGCGCGCGCCGGGGCCGACGCCGTGCTCGCCGCGAGCGTCTTCCACTTCGGCACGCTGACGATCGGGCAGGTCAAGGACGCGCTGAGGGCCGCAGGCGTCGTCGTCCGCTGA
- the prcB gene encoding proteasome subunit beta codes for MTLHDSSGRLPHAFTTPGSASFVDFLAGYAPDLLPGRRPVPPGEVQAPHGTTIVALAFDGGVVMAGDRRATMGSMIASRHIEKVFPADEFSAVGIAGTAGLAIELVRLFQLELEHYEKIEGSLLSLDGKANRLATMIRGNLAMAMQGLAVVPLFAGYDLDHGVGRLFSYDVTGGRYEEHEHHAVGSGSVFARGSLKKRWRPGLDASTAVRVAVEALVDAADDDSATGGPDRARRIWPVVATVTEAGYLRVSDDDLAAAVETVENGRRSARREGGPR; via the coding sequence ATGACCCTGCACGACTCGTCCGGCCGGCTCCCGCACGCCTTCACCACACCCGGTTCCGCCTCCTTCGTCGACTTCCTCGCGGGGTACGCCCCTGACCTGCTGCCCGGGCGTCGCCCCGTGCCGCCCGGCGAGGTGCAGGCGCCGCACGGGACGACGATCGTCGCGCTCGCGTTCGACGGCGGCGTCGTCATGGCGGGCGACCGGCGCGCCACGATGGGCTCGATGATCGCGAGCCGGCACATCGAGAAGGTGTTCCCGGCGGACGAGTTCTCGGCCGTCGGCATCGCGGGCACCGCGGGGCTGGCGATCGAGCTGGTCCGCCTCTTCCAGCTCGAGCTCGAGCACTACGAGAAGATCGAGGGCAGTCTGCTGTCCCTCGACGGCAAGGCCAACCGGCTCGCGACGATGATCCGGGGCAACCTCGCCATGGCGATGCAGGGCCTCGCGGTCGTGCCCCTGTTCGCCGGGTACGACCTGGACCACGGCGTCGGGCGCCTCTTCTCCTACGACGTGACGGGCGGACGCTACGAGGAGCACGAGCACCACGCCGTCGGCTCCGGATCCGTGTTCGCCCGTGGCTCCCTCAAGAAGCGCTGGCGGCCCGGGCTGGACGCGTCGACCGCCGTGCGGGTCGCCGTCGAGGCGCTCGTCGACGCAGCCGACGACGACTCCGCGACCGGTGGCCCCGACCGGGCGCGCCGCATCTGGCCCGTGGTGGCGACCGTGACGGAGGCCGGGTACCTGCGGGTGTCGGACGACGACCTCGCCGCCGCGGTCGAGACCGTCGAGAACGGCCGGCGCAGCGCACGACGCGAGGGAGGGCCGCGATGA
- the pafA gene encoding Pup--protein ligase produces MDRRIFGLETEYGVTCAAQDGRGLSADEVARYLFRKVVAWGRSSNVFLRNGSRLYLDVGSHPEYATAECDDWRQLVTHDRAGERILEGLVADAQQRLEHEGLPGRIHLFKNNTDSAGNSYGCHENYLVRRQGDFARLSDVLVPFLITRQILTGAGKVLATPRGAVYCLSQRADHIWEAVSSATTRSRPIINTRDEPHADAEHYRRLHVIVGDSSMSETTTMLKVGSTDLLLRLIEAGVTMRDMSLENPIRAIREISHDMTGKQPVTLASGRTVTAIDLQEEYLSRVSDFVTAEVGPSPETKHLLELWERGLRALRTGDLTLVERELDWVIKYQMIERYRAKHDLELSDVRVQRLDLAYHDISRTEGLYNLLAARGLVERVTTDLDVFEATAVPPQTTRAKLRGDFVRAAQDARRDYTVDWVHLKLNDQAQRTVLCKDPFRSVDERVDRLIESM; encoded by the coding sequence ATGGACAGGCGCATCTTCGGTCTGGAGACCGAGTACGGGGTCACGTGCGCGGCGCAGGACGGCCGCGGCCTGTCCGCGGACGAGGTCGCGCGCTACCTGTTCCGCAAGGTGGTGGCGTGGGGCCGGTCGTCGAACGTGTTCCTGCGCAACGGCTCGCGGCTGTACCTCGACGTCGGATCGCACCCCGAGTACGCCACAGCCGAGTGCGACGACTGGCGCCAGCTCGTCACGCACGACCGTGCGGGTGAGCGCATCCTCGAAGGGCTCGTGGCCGACGCGCAGCAGCGGCTCGAGCACGAGGGGCTGCCCGGGCGCATCCACCTGTTCAAGAACAACACCGACTCCGCGGGCAACTCCTACGGCTGCCACGAGAACTACCTCGTGCGCCGCCAGGGGGACTTCGCGCGCCTGTCGGACGTCCTGGTGCCGTTCCTCATCACCCGCCAGATCCTCACGGGTGCCGGCAAGGTGCTGGCCACGCCGCGCGGCGCCGTGTACTGCCTGTCGCAGCGCGCCGACCACATCTGGGAGGCCGTCTCGAGCGCGACGACGCGCTCGCGGCCCATCATCAACACCCGCGACGAGCCGCACGCGGACGCCGAGCACTACCGCCGCCTGCACGTCATCGTGGGTGACTCGTCGATGTCGGAGACGACGACGATGCTCAAGGTCGGCTCCACGGACCTGCTGCTGCGCCTCATCGAGGCCGGCGTGACGATGCGGGACATGTCGCTGGAGAACCCGATCCGGGCGATCCGCGAGATCAGCCACGACATGACGGGCAAGCAGCCGGTCACGCTCGCGTCGGGTCGCACGGTGACGGCGATCGACCTGCAGGAGGAGTACCTGTCGCGGGTCAGCGACTTCGTCACCGCCGAGGTCGGGCCGTCACCGGAGACCAAGCACCTGCTCGAGCTGTGGGAGCGGGGGCTGCGGGCGCTGCGCACGGGCGACCTGACGCTCGTCGAGCGGGAGCTCGACTGGGTCATCAAGTACCAGATGATCGAGCGCTACCGGGCCAAGCACGACCTCGAGCTGTCCGACGTCCGCGTGCAGCGGCTCGACCTCGCGTACCACGACATCTCCCGCACGGAGGGCCTGTACAACCTGCTCGCGGCGCGCGGCCTGGTCGAGCGCGTCACCACCGACCTCGACGTCTTCGAGGCGACCGCCGTCCCGCCGCAGACGACGCGCGCGAAGCTGCGCGGCGACTTCGTCCGGGCGGCGCAGGACGCGCGGCGCGACTACACCGTGGACTGGGTGCACCTGAAGCTGAACGACCAGGCGCAGCGCACGGTGCTGTGCAAGGACCCGTTCCGCAGCGTCGACGAGCGGGTGGACCGGCTCATCGAGTCGATGTGA
- a CDS encoding ubiquitin-like protein Pup, with translation MAGQDHVRHRQDDEPADEPVTPPPAAASAQTRDAEVDALLEEIDDVLEQNAEQFVRGFVQKGGQ, from the coding sequence ATGGCTGGTCAGGATCACGTCAGGCACCGTCAGGACGACGAGCCGGCGGACGAGCCGGTCACGCCGCCGCCCGCGGCGGCGAGCGCGCAGACCCGCGACGCGGAGGTCGACGCGCTGCTCGAGGAGATCGACGACGTCCTCGAGCAGAACGCCGAGCAGTTCGTGCGCGGGTTCGTCCAGAAGGGCGGTCAGTGA
- the prcA gene encoding proteasome subunit alpha, which produces MSMPFYVSPEQLMKDRADYARKGISRGRSVVVLQYDDGIAFATENPSRALHKISEIYDRIAFAAVGKYNEFENLRVAGVRYADLRGYSYDRVDVTARGLANAYAQTLGTVFTTESKPLEVELVVVEVGREPAGDQIYRLSYDGSVADEHGWVVMGGQAERLAGLLGAGWRPGMTLAQALGLAVQVLGSAADDGEPRVLGAAQLEVAVLDRTRPRRAFRRLTGALLEDVLGGAQAPAGGDGPPAP; this is translated from the coding sequence ATGAGCATGCCGTTCTACGTCTCGCCCGAGCAGCTCATGAAGGACCGGGCGGACTACGCGCGCAAGGGCATCTCCCGCGGGCGCTCCGTCGTGGTGCTGCAGTACGACGACGGCATCGCGTTCGCGACCGAGAACCCGTCGCGTGCGCTGCACAAGATCTCCGAGATCTACGACCGCATCGCGTTCGCCGCGGTCGGCAAGTACAACGAGTTCGAGAACCTGCGGGTCGCGGGCGTGCGGTACGCCGACTTGCGCGGGTACTCCTACGACCGCGTCGACGTGACGGCGCGCGGTCTGGCGAACGCCTACGCGCAGACCCTTGGCACGGTGTTCACCACGGAGTCCAAGCCGCTCGAGGTCGAGCTGGTCGTGGTCGAGGTCGGCCGCGAGCCCGCCGGTGACCAGATCTACCGGCTGTCGTACGACGGCTCCGTGGCGGACGAGCACGGGTGGGTCGTGATGGGGGGCCAGGCGGAGCGTCTGGCCGGTCTGCTGGGCGCCGGGTGGCGCCCGGGCATGACGCTCGCTCAGGCGCTGGGGCTCGCGGTGCAGGTGCTGGGCTCCGCCGCCGACGACGGTGAGCCGCGGGTGCTGGGTGCGGCGCAGCTCGAGGTCGCGGTCCTGGACCGCACCCGCCCGCGGCGCGCCTTCCGGCGGCTGACGGGCGCGCTGCTGGAGGACGTGCTCGGCGGGGCGCAGGCCCCGGCGGGCGGGGACGGGCCGCCGGCACCCTGA
- a CDS encoding FKBP-type peptidyl-prolyl cis-trans isomerase, giving the protein MAVARRVAVVVLVGLVLAACTATTTVEPEVTVTGGAGEAPTVTYLTPLTVDETYRETIWPGTGAELVDGAPVLIDFWLENARDASLVKESYSTSPTPRLLTVEDLGTDLYETLRGQQVGARLLQVAPGGSGADYPTVTVLDVLPTRAVGEPVTPDPTLPVVTEANDGSLTLTPTGAPPPDRLAVEPLVRGTGPQVAEGDVITVQYAGFAWDDGALFDSTWQRGLPVSFLLSDVPSWAEGLVDQPAGSRVMLVVPPSYPLGVTDGEELAGKTVVFVIDILATGSPAQGAP; this is encoded by the coding sequence GTGGCGGTTGCTCGCCGGGTGGCGGTGGTGGTCCTCGTCGGGCTGGTGCTCGCCGCGTGCACCGCGACGACGACCGTCGAGCCCGAGGTCACGGTGACGGGCGGTGCGGGTGAGGCCCCGACCGTCACGTACCTGACGCCGTTGACCGTGGACGAGACGTACCGGGAGACGATCTGGCCGGGCACGGGCGCGGAGCTCGTCGACGGCGCCCCGGTGCTCATCGACTTCTGGCTGGAGAACGCGCGGGACGCGAGCCTCGTCAAGGAGAGCTACTCCACGAGCCCCACGCCGCGGCTGCTCACGGTCGAGGATCTCGGCACCGACCTGTACGAGACGCTGCGCGGCCAGCAGGTCGGCGCCCGTCTGCTGCAGGTCGCCCCCGGCGGCTCCGGAGCCGACTACCCGACGGTCACCGTGCTCGACGTGCTCCCGACGCGTGCGGTCGGCGAGCCGGTCACGCCGGACCCGACCCTGCCCGTGGTGACCGAGGCCAACGACGGCTCGCTGACGCTGACGCCCACGGGTGCACCGCCGCCGGACCGCCTGGCGGTCGAGCCTCTGGTGCGCGGCACCGGTCCGCAGGTCGCCGAGGGCGACGTCATCACGGTGCAGTACGCCGGGTTCGCCTGGGACGACGGCGCCCTGTTCGACTCGACGTGGCAGCGCGGGCTGCCCGTCTCCTTCCTGCTCTCCGACGTGCCGTCCTGGGCCGAGGGGCTGGTCGACCAGCCCGCCGGCAGCCGCGTGATGCTCGTCGTCCCCCCCTCGTACCCTCTCGGCGTCACCGACGGCGAGGAGCTGGCCGGAAAGACGGTGGTCTTCGTGATCGACATCCTGGCCACGGGAAGCCCTGCGCAGGGTGCCCCGTGA